The Corynebacterium sp. SCR221107 genome includes the window ACCCCCAGCCCGTTGTGCATCCACCCGTACAAAGCCTGGTTGTAGGCGCCGTGAGCGTCGGGGCTGTCGTGTCCTTCGAAATCGCCGAGGAAAATCTCCTGCAGGCCCGGGGTGACCTCCAGCGGAATGCTGCCCCGGTTCAGGCCGAGAGCCTGCTCATAGTAGGCCGTAACCCGCAGCGCGGTCTGCTGCGCGCGGATCGCCACCGAGCAGTACACCCCACCCAGGTTGTCCGTGACCTCCGCCAGACGCGGTCCCGCCAGGCGTGCCTGTTGCTTGCCGACGACCGTGAGCTCCGCCCCCGGCGGGCGCGAATCGAGGATCCGGTTCGCGTTGGAATAGGTGCGCCCATGGCGCATGAGGATGAGCCGGCCCATCAGCGGGTCCCTCCCCTCATGGCCGCGACCCAGGCGGTGGCCTCCTCGATGCGGGCGGTGTCGCGGGCCAAGCGCTCCTCGTCCTCGCCCACCCCGGCCGGCCAGGAGCCGAGGTAGATGATCTGCTCGCAGCGCAGGTACAGCGCGCGCAGCGCCTCGGCGACGGGAGCCTCGTCGATGTGCCCATTGAGATCGACGTGGAAACGGTAGGTCCCCAGTCCCCCCTCGATGGGGCGCGACTCGATGCGCGAGAGGTCGACCCCGCGCAGCGCGAACTCGGTGAGCGCGGCCACCAGCGAACCCGGGGAATTACGCACGGTAAACATCACGGCCGTGCGGTCGGCCCCGCTGCGTGCGGTGGGCTTGCCCGGCGCGCCGACGACCACGAATCGGGTGCGCGCCCCCGCAAC containing:
- a CDS encoding histidine phosphatase family protein, which codes for MGRLILMRHGRTYSNANRILDSRPPGAELTVVGKQQARLAGPRLAEVTDNLGGVYCSVAIRAQQTALRVTAYYEQALGLNRGSIPLEVTPGLQEIFLGDFEGHDSPDAHGAYNQALYGWMHNGLGVAVPGGENPQQVLDRYRPVMEKLAHRIDADDRDYLIVGHGAAIRIAGRYSSTVPTDVAYETYFANCAMVVLHPEGEFGQWRCESWAGVEL